Genomic DNA from Gammaproteobacteria bacterium:
CTGTCAGTGGTGGCAATGCTATACGAATAACACTACCTGATGTCGATGGATTCAAACCAAGACCTGATGCCATGATTGCTTTTTCAATAACAGGCACCAAATCTTTTTCCCATGGTGTAACGTTCAACATACGTGCATCAGCCACCGAAACTGTTGCTGCCTGGCTTAAAGGTACGTTTGAGCCATAATAGGGAATCATAACCTGGTCAAGTAAGCTGGGGTTGGCGCGGCCAGTACGTAATTTAACTAAGGTATCACGAAACGATTCAATGCTCTTTTCCATACGTTGCGATGCATCTTGTTTTATCTCCTCGATCATAACCTTACCCTACCCACTATTAACATACCAATGTGCCTTTATCTGCACC
This window encodes:
- the frr gene encoding ribosome recycling factor: MIEEIKQDASQRMEKSIESFRDTLVKLRTGRANPSLLDQVMIPYYGSNVPLSQAATVSVADARMLNVTPWEKDLVPVIEKAIMASGLGLNPSTSGSVIRIALPPLTEERRRDMVKIVKAEAENARISLRNIRRDANGDFKELLKEKEITEDEERRAEDDIQKITDKFVAQVEKITEEKEADLLEV